GGAacctttcaatttttttttaaattaatatctaattagCATGAAAAATATCTAACATCTCTCAAATGCAATTAAATGAGTTTTAGCATTAAACAGtaagtaaacattattttttccattttaagCATTTATCATTTTAGAAGTTAAATAAACATCTTAAAATGTGACGCACACCCGATTATCAGATCCAGATGCGATAACTACACAACGTAACATACGCGTAACGTTGGCGGCTCACGCGTGCCGACCGCCGGACGAGATTCtcaactgttttattttagagCTAGCTCTACGCTTCGGCCGTGAAAATATTGCAAAGGTGTTTGAATATGTAGGCAGTACATTACTCAAACCTGATGAGCAATTCACAATGTCGTTCGTTGACTGCGTTCAACTCTAACATTTTTAATCGCTAAATACAATCCGCGAAAATTGATTCGGTATATTGCGTACCATCCCTTTATTATAGTTAACTAAGTCTGAGCATTAAAAAACCGTAAACATATCGAgactcaaattataaaatataagttacaaaaaaataatttcacattaaCAATATGAgccaacttaaaaaatatattatctatataattttaatattattataaatcatacgttgatttataataataattacaattaaattaaaaaagaaatcattTACAACTGTGTAATGTAATctagataatatattgttacttgTTTGTAAAGATGTTTGTTTAGTTTCAACTTGCTTAACGCAAGCTTTCAAATTATGTGATATTACTCACGTAGGATCCGATCTAAAATGATATGAGCCATTAAGATATACAATAATCATTTTCAGTTTGATTAGTATAATGCTGTAGCCACATTGACCGATATTTGTTATCTTGGTGGAGCACtccttatttttaaagatattaaaaacgaTAATAATGCTCATAAAAGAACTATAGAaagattttttagttttttaattgaacTAGTTTATCACAAGTGTGTTTCATTCATGAGctctatgaatatatattattataaaatagtttatagagACGCTTATATCTAATATGAGGCTTTTGCTGGATTTAATCTACAAAGTAGCATTTGACACTGCGTGAATTACATTGATAGCCGCAATAACCTGCAACGCAACGGCTCAATCCATACATGTTATACCGGTTGAATGCCTACTATCATTGGCAATTGCTATAATTGAGTCCGCTTCTTCGGTTGGCTGAGCAAATATCTCACCAGTTATATCCAGTGCATCTTTCTTGTACTACAACGAGTCGTATTCAAAGAGTTATTCGTTAACTCAACAGTTCTTATTGTTTCCAATATGCAAACATACTGACACTATCTTATCATTTGACATTAGCCGAAGCAACACGTTAATGGTAACACGCCTCGTGAAATGATAGCTGTGATGTGAAATCTATATTagtttaatactaataaattgtgTGTGATTAATgaaatgtacaatatttataatatttttttataaaaaattaaattatgactgAAAGTTCTTTAGATCTCCAGGAGTTAGAAAAATTAAGGTATGTTGTAATATTGTTACTGTATTCCCCGAATTCATTCTCTTTATATATGAAAACTGAAGGGTAGTTTGTCGGAGATGATTATGAAACATGCCTgctattagtatatattttcagGTCTACAAATTTTAATAGTGAAGCGGCATGTCCGAATGAAGAAGTTCCCAAAAAAACACACAAATGGCGAATCATTTTAGAACCAGCGCTAGTTGGTGCTATGATAGCAATCAATCTCGGTCAAACCTCACTTCAAAACTTTTACTTACGAACCGCTTGCAGTGTAGATTTGGGCTACCCGATCGAGATCTGTGAAAAAGGCGTCGGAGAGGAGTTCCGATCGGCTGAGGTAAAACGCCtgacaataataaattttatcatcagTTCAATGTTTTTTATCTATACACATAAACGGATACGGTAGCGGAAATACTCCATTTCCTAGTGTTTAAATGACACAATTACACAAAGCACATATGTCTAAGGACATTTGATAATCGAGTTTGTGTTTACTTACTATTTAAGGTGATAAATTAAACGAGTCATCTTTGTACAAGGTTGATTTGAAATCGTTAAAAAAAGATATgtcaatagattatattatcatttatatttaaaatgggcTTATTGTTGAGAGGggagaaatataattaattaccattaattatattatacgactAGACTTATCAACagctttgaattattttaaaatattccatataCATAGTGACctaaatattaattcgaaaCCGAAACCGAACGATGACTATATctagttatatttaatagtagttCGGGTAGGTGCCGAAATTCGAACATaatcattattcaaaatttgaggcgaaaatatgtaaatgtaaaatatgccaataataataaaaaatgaaatcggTTGACAAAGAGAGGAGAACAATGTCCTGATCTGTTTTGCCTTTGTCATTCATATATAGACATTTTTGGATGTCAAAGAATTTAttgaagatatataaaaattgtgacTAAGCGTGGGACATTGGAAGTACATAACATACGTCTGAtataatcgtaatatttttgtacaaaatatattaagtacaatataaatttttaattccaGGCAGAAAGTCAAGTTGTTGTATCCGGTATCAACGTGAGTCGAAGTTTCGTGGGGTTATTAATTTCCACGATCGTTTTGTTATTTGTTGGTCCATGGAGCGACTGCAGCGGACGAAGGAAGCCGTTACTCGTCTTACCTTTACTGGGAATGTGCGTCATGACCACAGGAGTAATTTTAATGCTTACATTCCCTGGTGCTAATACAACACAAGTACTTTACGCTGTTCAAATCCCCATATCACTTGGTGGCAATTTCGGTTTATTATTAGCAGCGTCCTTCAGTCACATAGGCGATgtgagttataattattttttaaaaataaattataagcgtTACAAAGTAatctagtaaaattataaatagtgcaAAGcatgaaataacaaataacaaaagCGTTGTtgttaaaagatatattataaaaacgtttcATAACTAAAACTGCCTCTTCTCACTCCTCGGGTTGATGtagttgtatgtatatatatatatatactcgtgCTCTGACTCATACACGTATCAAATATGTGTACACTGCTTTGcgatatttaacttttaaaatacatctTTATATCTGATACATACATGGTATGAGGAATCTTTTTAAGAAGATTTTAGAATCTTAAATACTCGTTATTTTACGCTTATTACCTACTTTTTGTGTTGAAATTTATCTTCTTAACCTATCGCACTTAGTCACTTATATGAGTATCGAGAGTTTGTGttgtatatataaagtaaaaatatggtTTATATGACTCATAATCTCATACAACGtacctatattaaattaatttagctgATAAGTATATTGATTAGAAGCACAGAGCaactatttgttaaatatatcgttgtttgacttttattaattagctttgtaaaaaattttgcttaatttgtaaaaataaatatattgcaacAAAAttcttttttacaattaatatataagaaacgaagtcgttattatttataaaacatataattgccagaattttttatttcaaaagtattattCGTGAGAGAATCCTTACTGTTTTAGACTTCATGACGTCACTGGAAACTTAATACGTCAAGTTGTAGCCGCTGTATTGCAAAGAAATTGTACACGTTTTTAGTTTTTGATTATATCAacgaaacatatacatattttgttattttttatatatcgttttatttttaatcgaaattagaagaattttaaataaattaatcagtctgataaaaaaaactttttggcCAAAGTTTGGGACTTTGTTTAAAAGTTTTGGTCGTgtgtttctttttatattaatgacgtcatatctacaaaataaagtttaattaaaaattaattatttacagctTTGTCACGCTAGCGGTCGTGATGTGACTCGTACAATGGGAACACATCGAGCCGCTATACAAATTGCTCATGTGGTAGGTTCCGTCAGCGGGCCTCAACTCTACCGACACCTTGGATTCTACGGTGTGTTCCCTCTTGTTTTATTGCTGCAGGTAACTGCTTCAATTACTCAACCTAATCGTAATGCTATACTACAGTATGTATACTCAATTGGAGTCAAATATTTTGTTGGTTTTTGTTGACTTGGACATTTACATTACCCTACCATTAGTAAATATAGTGTATAGAAAATTATCTATTGATACCACATCCATTACAAAACCTCAAAATTAGGATATTGATGTAAACTAAACCGAACCGGAGCTGGCACTGTTTTTATGAAAAGTTTTGTCAAAGCAAGCGAGGCGTTTGGGTGTCATAAAACACTCCAGAGATAGGGTAACTACAGAAAACAAGACTACCTGTAGTAATGGTTGACTGAAATGGTTGTTGTAGTTTTCGGTCgaagtcaaaatatataaacaggaCGTTTATGTGGATTTCAaagtaaacacaaaaatattacacatttcATAGcaaattgttaaaaacaaaaaggaaATTCAAGAAGATTCTTGGTAGCAGTTTTAAGTCGTCAGtttacatgattaaattaaatctaaagctaccaccggttcggaatgtagattctaatgagaagaaccgacaagaaactcagtagtttctctATTTCgaacataaattacattattcaatacaattacagattattcaatacaaatacaataataaaaaaataatattacaaaaaatatatagaataagatTATGTTTagttaattagttaatttagcaaaaatctttgtttatgtattttgttagtgtttaaataataataacacaatagtttcaaataaaaacagtacATATTACATTGACGTCGTTAAacttaaatagtattaaatttcatatagtaGTGGTACTCAGTGACAAtgacaataatatcaaatatgtatatcgtcaatacaataattttaatgtgtgtCGGAATgtgttttttcattaaaaaatctaatattttgttCACAGCTAGCATCCctgatttatgtaataataatggtCAAAGACGTTAATGTTAATCGTGATAACCGAGTATCTGTGTTCAACTGGCGACTTCCTTTGAATGCAGTACAATGCCTTTTAAGAAAACGAGAAGGCAACAAGAGAATCATTATCCTTCTTATGCTAATAGTGGGACTTGGAGACAGGGTATTACTCTCtggtaatatatttcaaattgataaTCCTAGTATTGTTtaagtattgtttataaatgattaatcattatatcaataataattctaatcGTTGTATGGGTATATTTTAGTGTGTGAACTCGTCAAATTATAACTCAATCCcgaatattaaatcataaaaacataTCAACTACGCACgctaactaaaataattatggaTAGAATCGTTTTATGTAAttgaatcaataaatttatttagtttttgtaataCCTCTGTAAAGCGAAAAACCATAAACAGTAAGTAAAGCGATTAGCTAcggaaaaattatatttgttta
Above is a genomic segment from Vanessa tameamea isolate UH-Manoa-2023 chromosome 12, ilVanTame1 primary haplotype, whole genome shotgun sequence containing:
- the LOC113392990 gene encoding proton-coupled folate transporter-like, giving the protein MTESSLDLQELEKLRSTNFNSEAACPNEEVPKKTHKWRIILEPALVGAMIAINLGQTSLQNFYLRTACSVDLGYPIEICEKGVGEEFRSAEAESQVVVSGINVSRSFVGLLISTIVLLFVGPWSDCSGRRKPLLVLPLLGMCVMTTGVILMLTFPGANTTQVLYAVQIPISLGGNFGLLLAASFSHIGDLCHASGRDVTRTMGTHRAAIQIAHVVGSVSGPQLYRHLGFYGVFPLVLLLQLASLIYVIIMVKDVNVNRDNRVSVFNWRLPLNAVQCLLRKREGNKRIIILLMLIVGLGDRVLLSAEVLLAYMYYRYKFHWDDVMFGSFLAYRNTISFIGTLLILNVLKRRLRLSDEMVGILSCVSYMLATCSLIAATTTLFVFLIPGIGIISQGSQVVQRPLLNKQILPTEQGKIYGILGALESATQTLSSPLYSLLYARTVSTLSDAWLIPGVILALLQLFSYLITRRLQNIQPDSSIQQEKNIPLTVIDKSTEDTKDKDLIHKEASSAHTKNPL